From the genome of Ziziphus jujuba cultivar Dongzao chromosome 6, ASM3175591v1, one region includes:
- the LOC107430710 gene encoding laccase-7 isoform X2 encodes MNNESFQLPNALSLLDASFFNVSGIYTSDLPDQPSVKFDCTKLNPSTDPLRLLTQKSTKLKKLKFNSTVEIVFQNTAILGIQSHPMRLHGFNFHVYGSYTAIWKFTCRGAWLWFSR; translated from the exons ATGAACAATGAGTCGTTCCAGTTACCGAACGCGCTGTCCCTGTTGGACGCATCGTTTTTCAATGTGAGCGGGATCTACACCTCTGATTTGCCTGATCAACCGTCTGTCAAGTTTGACTGTACAAAACTAAACCCTAGCACTGATCCATTGCGGCTATTAACTCAAAAGTCAACGAAACTGAAGAAGTTGAAGTTCAATTCGACGGTCGAAATTGTTTTCCAAAACACTGCAATTTTAGGGATTCAAAGCCATCCTATGCGCCTTCACGGTTTCAACTTCCAT GTGTATGGTTCGTACACTGCCATCTGGAAGTTCACTTGCCGTGGGGCCTGGCTGTGGTTTTCGAGGTAG
- the LOC107430710 gene encoding laccase-7 isoform X1, whose protein sequence is MNNESFQLPNALSLLDASFFNVSGIYTSDLPDQPSVKFDCTKLNPSTDPLRLLTQKSTKLKKLKFNSTVEIVFQNTAILGIQSHPMRLHGFNFHVRAQGCMVRTLPSGSSLAVGPGCGFRGREWTHTIFYAASTAT, encoded by the exons ATGAACAATGAGTCGTTCCAGTTACCGAACGCGCTGTCCCTGTTGGACGCATCGTTTTTCAATGTGAGCGGGATCTACACCTCTGATTTGCCTGATCAACCGTCTGTCAAGTTTGACTGTACAAAACTAAACCCTAGCACTGATCCATTGCGGCTATTAACTCAAAAGTCAACGAAACTGAAGAAGTTGAAGTTCAATTCGACGGTCGAAATTGTTTTCCAAAACACTGCAATTTTAGGGATTCAAAGCCATCCTATGCGCCTTCACGGTTTCAACTTCCATGTACGAGCACAAGG GTGTATGGTTCGTACACTGCCATCTGGAAGTTCACTTGCCGTGGGGCCTGGCTGTGGTTTTCGAGGTAGAGAATGGACCCACACCATCTTCTACGCTGCCTCCACCGCCACCTGA
- the LOC107430732 gene encoding uncharacterized protein LOC107430732, producing MAFSTNLFSVLFLSSLLVNAALGEIVCEDLPKDVCAFSIASSGKRCLLETSTKRDGNTEYQCRTSEVVVERMSEYIESDQCVQACGVDRKSVGISSDCLLESNFVSKLCSPACYQNCANIVDLYFNLAAGEGVFLPDLCERQRANPHRSMAELMSSSAASGPAYQDETGAPGPVSSLDSTGAPSPDYEDEIGAPGPDSQDPTGAPGPVSQGSPASSPGPVSEDFAGDDDVEAFAPAPQ from the exons ATGGCTTTCTCAACTAATTTGTTTTCGGTTCTCTTCCTCTCTTCTCTCCTCGTCAATGCAGCTCTAG GTGAAATAGTGTGCGAAGATCTACCAAAGGATGTGTGTGCATTTTCAATAGCATCATCAGGGAAGAGGTGTTTGTTAGAGACGTCGACAAAGAGGGATGGAAACACGGAGTACCAATGCAGGACGTCGGAAGTGGTGGTGGAGAGGATGTCAGAATACATAGAGAGCGACCAATGTGTTCAGGCATGCGGGGTTGATCGGAAGTCAGTTGGGATTTCCTCTGATTGCCTCCTTGAGTCTAACTTCGTCTCCAAGCTTTGCTCTCCTGCTTGCTACCAGAACTGCGCTAACATTGTTGACCTTTACTTCAATCTGGCTGCCGGAGAGG GTGTTTTCTTGCCAGACCTATGTGAGAGACAGAGAGCTAACCCTCACCGATCCATGGCGGAGCTGATGAGCTCCAGTGCAGCCTCAGGTCCCGCCTACCAAGACGAAACCGGAGCCCCGGGCCCAGTGTCCTCCCTAGACTCAACCGGAGCCCCAAGTCCGGACTACGAAGACGAAATCGGAGCCCCAGGTCCAGACTCCCAAGACCCAACCGGAGCCCCAGGCCCAGTCTCGCAAGGTTCACCGGCCAGTTCCCCTGGTCCTGTCTCTGAAGACTTCGCTGGAGACGATGATGTTGAAGCTTTTGCCCCCGCTCCccagtaa